The genomic interval gattcttgcaatttcgtcctgtgcttAATTACTaggaaaaattacaattttaaaaagctttatTGCCTCTCAACTGGTTTACATCCTGTCCCCTCTGCCGTCCAACCACAGCGCTCTAgcagaaataaataatatgttctTCAATTTTGTATGGGATGGCAAGGGAGACAAGGTAAAGCACGACATAATGATCAACGACTACAAGAACGGAGGGTTGAGGATgattgatatcaaaattttcaacaaagctcttaaatcaagttgggtaaaaaaatatctagatccggaaaatcaaggaaaatggaaacttttgttTGACTATGAATTACAAAATCTAGGTGGTGTCGAATTTTTTCGTACCAACCTTAATAAACAAGAtctgttaaaaaatataaaaactgcAGAGACCTTTACTTCAGAAATACTCCACATCTGGTCAGAAATCTCACTTGAAACTAATGTCTCCTCCATTGATCAGCTAAAGGCGCAAAGTCTATGGCATAACTCTCTTATACGTGTCGGTAACAAACCTGTATACTATCGTTCATGGTCTGTAAAGGGAGTTAAAACAGTGGGCCATTTGATGAATGATGCGAATAGTTTCCTATCTTTCTCtgattttaaagagctttaCGACATTAAAACAAACTTCCTTACTTTTCAAGGCATCTTATCAGCTGTTAAGGCCTTACAAAAAAGTAATGAAGCTAACTTCAACAGCTGTAATACTGCATACGAAACAACCTTCGACACCTTCCTAAAGACGACAAAACCAAAACGACTAACATATAAAATTCTGACGAGCAACAGAACGCATGCTCGAAACACCAGATAATGTCGACTGGAAGGCAGTTTACAGAACTCCTTTTCTATgcacaaaaatcacaaaattgattgtttttcaatttaagcTACTGCACAGAAGACTAGCCACCAACATTTTTCTTACCAAGGTAAACCTCAGGGACAATTAGCAGTGCACTTTTTGTAAAAGTGATAAAGAGACTCTCATCCACCTATTTTGGACTTGTGATATATCCAACCGTTTCTGGCAAGGTCTTAAACAATGGACAATTAACCTTGGAGAACCTTTCGTGGAAATTTTCAATCTATCGCCATTTATAGTACTAGGGCTTAAGccacacaaaaacaagaaactaaacttcctttttttggtCGCTAGATATTTTGTATGGATATGCAGAATGCGCAACATCTCTCCGGAAATAAAAACTTCCCCCTCTTCTTCTAACATTATAATGCAGAAATCattattataaagaaaaaccATGCTTAAAACATGCACAACACGCATTTACttagtgttttctttaattctgtttacatataatttgatgtttgtatccttttttcctgcacttttttgttttcttttaaactaccTTCTTTTCTATAAATTGTGAGTAGTGCACTCTGGCTGTaaacgtttttttgtttttttcttttcttttcttttaatatatagTTATTTGTTTAGTCGCTCTTCAACCagtattgttttaaatattgtattgcACTGTAACGTAcgtatttgtaaaaaacaaaaaacgtaaGTAATGTAGCTATAGATGTaactgtactgtaagttattttcCGTAGCCGTGATGTAAGTAATATAGCTGTAATTAAAGTAATatagttgtttttgtattaaaaaataaataaaaaataaataaaaaataaataaaaaataaataaaaaataaataaaaaataaataaaaaataaatgaaaaataaataaaaaataaataaaaaaataaataaataataaataataaataaataaaaaataaataaaaaataaataaaaatattgtgacagtcagatttaaaaaaaaaatctttaccccgattttccatttttttcaacaagttctagaaaaacagggtaaaatctAAGAATTCATCCTCCAAATTGAATAGATCCCAAGttgccatatccaatcttcaacccgattcttcattttttttcaatgaattctagagaaACGGGATTAATTCTGCGAATTCATCGGCAAGTGGCTAACACGTTAAGTTctcatatgccatctttaccccgatttacCATTTGATCGgtgaattcgagaaaaacggggtaaattctgagcattcatgttacaagtgaataatacccgaagttcccatatgctatctttaccccgaatttccattttttttttcagtgaatttggcaaaaaacggggtaaaatctgagaattcatgCTCCAAATAAAAAGGATCCCAAGTtaccatatccaatctttaaccgattttccatttttttcaacgaattctagaaaaacgggataaattcTACGAATTCATCCGCAAGTGGCCAACACGCTAAGTTCCCATGTACCATCTTTACtcagattttccatttgatcagcgaattctagaaaaacggggtaaattctgtgaaattcattCTTTAGGTGGAATAtatcctactgacttgccatagccaactttaccccgattttcgaTTGGATCATTGTGTGAATTTGTCATAAACGgggtaaattatgacaaatccaCCCAAACGTGCAATAAATCCAACAATGATCTAgaaacagtactaaaaaaagaacagctaaaatcagcgggACCGCAATAAAATCGCATCACAATCTactacttcaaatttttacgGAGGGCTTAGTGCAATACAGCAAAAACCTTCAATATTCAAAATAAACGACCAAAGGCCAAACTTCTGTGATTCAAGGAAGACTTCGTGATGCGACGCAGACAAATTATCACAACTTTGACCTCTCAGTCGATCTCACCTCCGGCAGATCAGCGAAgcgtcaaaaatatataatttcatgccgacgaaccataatctatgatcttcaactattaaacaaaataaaacaattgtgataTGACGCCGCATAGTGCCTTTGTCTTAGCTTGTGTGTAAAATGTTGTCAATGGAGTCGCAAGTCGAACAACGAGGACagtaaataaagcaagactgCAAATAAAGCGTGAACAATAACGCATGTTTTGGTCGAAAGTCGCTTTGTTATTTACGTAGCAAGTTATTCTTCCACGTTTAGGCTATAACAACGATGCGATCACACGGCGCTAACGAAGGAACGATAgaacttcaaagaaaataatgtgaGAGGCCAATGATCCGGTTCGCAGTGATCATGCAAACAGCATGTTTTCCTGAGATCAGTTAccggaaaatactggtcaaattttccacttatcccgACCCCCTCGAATaagtacttttgcttgaagacataactacaacggagtCTCAGATCGATAGATCAcaggatatgattggccactctatcacattacgtcagaggacatatCTGCAATGAGAAGACATAAGTGCAACGGTACATCCCCACGTCCCAGTCCTACTTTTGTACCGTTGCCTCCTCCATTGCTAAAATGCTGTAGTCACCATCAAGATCCTGCATAGGCTCTAAGGGTACAGAAATTCCACAGCCAACTTCACAAACCTGTTTTAACCAAATGTCTGCTGCCAAATCTAggtcaaacaaattgaacataGTAAGGTCCTTTCCTGGAAAAACCTATTGCATTATTCATTGCACAAAGTCCACAGAATGAGCTGTACCCTTGAACTTGCATACACTCCTGACTGCCATTGTTGCTACTTAGGCGCACTTGGCTCTGTACATCTTTATTTGCATGCTTGTCAATATCTTTAAAAAGTACCTCAAGTTACTTCTTTCTGTGGCATTATCTTGAGAAGGATTTATGGCTGCAAAAAACCCTTCAAGGGCATTACAAACTTGACCAGTTCACTGCAATAAGAATCAATGTTCTCTAGATGTTGCTGACACTTGTCCTTCAACTCAGCTAGCTTCCATAGCATTCCTTGATTGCTTCCTGGCATGAACAGCAATGATGTGGATGGCTCACCAAGGGTGACTTCATGGGTTTTCAGACTTCCTTGGGGTGTACTGCATCTGTTGGATCCAACATCAACATTTACATCATTTGTATGGTCAAGCAGATCATCCTTATTGAACACTGGCTCATCAACACCGACTTGGGTGCTGGGTCTTTTGATACTGCCTTTATCATGGCATGAAGTACTAGCCTCAGTTGTACGGCTACTTAACAGAGGGGTTTCCTTTGGAGCTGTCTGAGATGTTTTCATTATACTATCATCAGATGGTACAATGCAACCATCTATTGTTACACAGAAGAGCCCACAGTTAACAGCCATCTGAAGCACTAGATTCTGGCAGCAGGGATGAAAgcatggagtttctttttgctCTCCAACGCATGACAAGCAGTCAGAGTGTTCCTCGTAACTGGTGAGATGACTTAGAATTGACTTTCCCAGGTTTTGCTTTCTGTCTCTCTCCCAAAAGATTGTACCATAGAGAAAGTACTGAAAACCCGAAGCCTGTAAAGTTTGAAGGCCAGTTACAAACTTCTGGTGAAACACagcttcttcttcctctctgtCAGAAAACGACGATACCATGGAAAGGAGTCCATAATCCAGAACCTGACAATAACTCTTCAACAAATCATCAATACTTCTATGGTGAGCCACTTTCCTCAACCTTAGACTTCGATTATACATCTCCTTACGCACAGTTAGGCCaaactctgaaatgaaattgtgcATATTCAGCAAAGATAACTTGGGGGGTGTTTCATAAAGGGGAAGTTCACACTGCTTTTCCTTGAACAAAACCATCTGGCCACCAAAAAATGGATTTAACTACTAATTGCTCTCCACATTCTATCTCCACCTTGAACATTCCTCCAGGACGCACCTCTTTGATGACCCCCAGAACATTCAAGGGCTGAAAGGGGTCCGGCTTTGAACAACACAACCCTTCTGAACGTGGATTTTGGAAGAGAACTTCGTCTCCCACCTTAAATTCCCGCTCTTTAGCCCTCTTAAGAGCCCATTTGTGATTCTTTTGAATGGTGTGTTCTGTTGCTTCAAGGACATCCACCATCTTAGATTTGTATTCTTCACTCAAGTTGAAGAGGTATTTCGTGATGCTCTCTACCTAGAATTCTGCCTCTAAATCCACTGATTGAAGTGGGATATTGCTGGGACTGTGAGAAGGTGGAGAATGTGAATTTCCTTGCACCATCTTTTTAACAGCTGCTGACAGCTGCTTTGCTGAAACACCCAATGAGAACAATAATATGGTCTCAGAAGAAATTTGCAGGATGGCCGCTGTTATCTCTTCCAATTTAGATTTATCCATGGAAATGCTTTCCCCATGTCTCTCAAGTTCAATGAAATCTTCTGATGAAAATTCATAATCCTCAAGGCAACCATCTTCAATACTTTCTGTCCACATACTATCATCTGGGATGATGTAGTCCACCAAGCAGGAAGGCTCACGGTTCATATATATTCGAAAAGGCACATCATTAATTGTGCTGTGCCACTTGCAATTCAAAAGGTCTGCAATAGCAGAGAGTAGTAAAGGCCAGACATTGGCCTGAAGATCTCTAGGCAACTGTTGTAAAAACCTTGCAAGTAACCTTTTGACTTGCTTGTTGAGATTTTCTATCTGGCCTTGAGACTGTGGGTGGTGTGGCCTACCATGAACCATGCAAACTGCAAattctttgcaaagtttttgcacTACCTCTCCAATGAATTCACCGCCATTATCTGACTGAATTACAGTAGGTGACCCTTCCTTGATGAACAAGGCCTTCCGAACGGCATACACTTCTTCTGCAGACTTTGTTTTTAACGGGAACAGCCAACAAAACTTCGAGAAACAGCACTTGACTGTTAGAATGTAACGGTAGCTCCAACAATTATTCTGCATAAAACTACGGTGCTTCTTTGGGGCCATGTCAATAAGGTCACACTGTAGTCTGGAATGGGGGCGAAAAGATCTAATGGGGACAGGAGGGGGAAGCACTCGCATTGGCAAGGGGTTGTTGATCTGACATGTTGAGCATCGAGCCAAGAAGGCCCTAATAAGGTTGAAAATAcccttaaatacatatttttgattgaatagCCTACTCAAGGCATTCACCCCTCCAGGGAGGCAAGTATCCTCTCCAAGGACACCTTTAATGTAGTGTAAACTGCTTCATACACCATTTACAGCCTCTCTGTAGAGAAGTTGCTTTGTAGTCTTAAGCTCTCCTTGAACATAACTGTTGACCAAAACAACAAGGATGCCATATTTGTCGCGTACAATCTTACCTTCTTGGTCAAGTTTTAGTGTGTAGACTGGTCTTTTCAGGCTACGTCGTTCAAAAAATCGTCTTTTATACTGATTAAAGAAagcatttaagttttcattcttcTCTGAAGAAATACCATCTTTTGGGAAAGATTTATATCCTGGAGTACAATACAAAACTgccagtttttcataaaaatatttctggcaTCCATTGACGCTACAATCTGCTAAATAAAATATAGTATTTGTGAATAAGTAATAGTTATAGAAGATTGCTACCTTTAACATACGtttattgattaaccctttacaccctaacatcagactgagtatgcatattctccatactgttctctatacatttcctgaagccctgacaaagagagtttttataaaaatgaagAGCTTTATAAattgttggtcatttcctttattctcatgaactcaatgtttgattcaggggtgatattgtaaggagaaattagaagctggtcactcttaggggttaaagggttaagattttttccTTCCATAACGGGTAAAACAGATCCTATTTAATGGTTCAGAGAT from Pocillopora verrucosa isolate sample1 chromosome 14, ASM3666991v2, whole genome shotgun sequence carries:
- the LOC131779608 gene encoding uncharacterized protein translates to MAPKKHRSFMQNNCWSYRYILTVKCCFSKFCWLFPLKTKSAEEVYAVRKALFIKEGSPTVIQSDNGGEFIGEVVQKLCKEFAVCMVHGRPHHPQSQGQIENLNKQVKRLLARFLQQLPRDLQANVWPLLLSAIADLLNCKWHSTINDVPFRIYMNREPSCLVDYIIPDDSMWTESIEDGCLEDYEFSSEDFIELERHGESISMDKSKLEEITAAILQISSETILLFSLGVSAKQLSAAVKKMVQGNSHSPPSHSPSNIPLQSVDLEAEF